A portion of the Mycobacterium paraseoulense genome contains these proteins:
- a CDS encoding SpoIIE family protein phosphatase, whose translation MAAERNWDKTVGAADDVRRVFDNVPALLVGLEGPDHRFVAANAAYRTLSPPVDTIGLLVREVYPELESQQILQMFDRVYETGEPQSGTEWRVQADFEGSGTAQEHFFDFIVTARRADDGSIEGVQLAFVDVTDRVRARLAAESRMQELSERYRNVRHSATIMQQALLAPSVPVVPGADVAAEYLVAAEDTAAGGDWFDAIPLGDRLVLIVGDVVGHGVEAAAVMSQLRTALRMQILAGYPVAEALAAVDRFHEHVPGSRSATVCVGSLDFTTGEFQYCTAGHPPPLLIGAEAAARYLVPSGAGPLGSGTGFPVRTEFLDVGDTVMLYTDGLIERPGRPLAASTAEFADLAANIAGGQSGFVIEPSGRPIDRICSETLELLLRSTGYNDDITLLAAQRRTPPPPLQMTLDATVHAARAVRARLRQWLSDAGAASDDISDIVHAISEFVENAVEHGYATEVSDGIVVEVSLAGDGNLYASVIDHGQWKDHREGEQGRGRGLAMAEALVSSAHVTHGPGGTTASLTHRLSRPANFITDTLVSRAGQQRSINSEFASVVAEPGRIVVSGDVDSNSASTLDRQIAVESRSGVAPLTIDLSAVTQLGSAGVSALAAARDRAQRHGSEYVLIAPPGSPAHHVLSLVQLPVTGGLAENLVAEG comes from the coding sequence ATGGCGGCCGAGAGAAATTGGGACAAGACGGTAGGTGCGGCCGACGATGTCCGCCGCGTTTTCGATAATGTTCCCGCCTTATTGGTGGGCCTCGAAGGGCCCGACCACCGCTTCGTCGCGGCCAACGCCGCTTACCGCACGCTGAGCCCCCCCGTCGACACGATCGGCCTGCTGGTGCGCGAGGTCTATCCGGAGCTGGAGAGCCAGCAGATCTTGCAAATGTTCGACCGGGTGTATGAGACGGGCGAGCCGCAGTCGGGGACCGAGTGGCGGGTGCAGGCCGATTTCGAGGGCTCGGGAACGGCACAAGAACACTTCTTCGACTTCATCGTCACGGCGCGGCGCGCCGACGATGGCTCGATCGAGGGCGTGCAGCTCGCCTTCGTCGATGTGACCGACCGGGTGCGAGCGCGGCTGGCCGCCGAGTCGCGGATGCAGGAGCTGTCCGAGCGCTACCGCAACGTCCGCCATTCGGCCACCATCATGCAGCAGGCTCTGCTGGCGCCGTCGGTACCCGTCGTTCCCGGCGCCGATGTCGCGGCCGAGTACCTCGTCGCGGCGGAGGACACGGCCGCCGGTGGCGACTGGTTCGATGCCATCCCCCTTGGGGATCGACTGGTTCTCATCGTCGGCGACGTCGTCGGCCATGGCGTCGAGGCGGCCGCGGTGATGTCGCAGCTGCGCACCGCGCTGCGGATGCAGATCTTGGCGGGCTACCCGGTCGCCGAGGCGCTGGCGGCGGTCGACCGCTTCCACGAACATGTGCCGGGATCGAGGTCGGCCACCGTATGCGTAGGCTCGCTCGACTTCACCACCGGCGAATTCCAGTACTGCACGGCCGGGCACCCGCCGCCACTGCTCATCGGCGCGGAGGCCGCCGCGCGCTATCTCGTGCCCTCTGGAGCAGGCCCGTTGGGCAGCGGCACGGGATTTCCGGTCCGCACCGAATTCCTCGACGTGGGCGACACGGTCATGCTCTACACCGACGGTCTGATCGAACGCCCGGGCCGGCCGCTGGCGGCCAGCACCGCCGAGTTCGCCGACCTGGCCGCGAACATCGCCGGCGGGCAGAGCGGGTTCGTGATCGAGCCCTCGGGCCGACCCATCGACCGGATCTGTTCGGAGACTTTGGAATTGCTGCTGCGGTCGACGGGTTACAACGACGACATCACCCTGCTGGCGGCGCAACGGCGCACGCCGCCACCGCCGCTTCAGATGACACTGGATGCCACCGTCCACGCTGCGCGCGCGGTACGCGCCCGCCTGCGTCAATGGCTTTCCGACGCCGGTGCCGCCTCCGACGACATTTCCGACATCGTGCATGCGATCTCGGAGTTCGTCGAGAACGCGGTGGAACACGGTTACGCCACAGAGGTTTCCGACGGCATCGTCGTCGAGGTATCGCTGGCGGGAGACGGCAACCTGTACGCGTCGGTCATCGACCACGGGCAGTGGAAGGATCACCGCGAAGGCGAGCAGGGCCGCGGCCGCGGCCTGGCCATGGCCGAGGCCCTGGTGTCCAGCGCGCACGTCACCCATGGGCCCGGCGGGACGACAGCGAGCTTGACGCACCGCCTGTCGCGGCCGGCCAATTTCATCACCGACACCCTCGTCAGCCGGGCGGGTCAGCAACGGTCGATTAATTCCGAATTCGCCTCCGTGGTGGCCGAACCGGGTCGCATCGTCGTCAGCGGCGACGTCGACTCCAACAGCGCATCCACGCTGGATCGCCAGATCGCCGTCGAAAGCCGTTCGGGCGTCGCACCGCTGACGATCGATCTGAGCGCCGTCACCCAGCTGGGTTCGGCCGGCGTCAGCGCGCTGGCCGCCGCACGCGACCGAGCACAACGACACGGCAGCGAGTACGTGCTGATAGCGCCGCCGGGAAGCCCGGCGCACCATGTCTTGTCGCTGGTACAGCTTCCGGTGACCGGTGGTCTCGCCGAGAATCTAGTCGCGGAGGGCTAG
- a CDS encoding molybdopterin-dependent oxidoreductase, which translates to MTTLDYPAWLRVEHWLNLLFVTLIIRSGIEILSTHPKLYWHDDSKPGTEWARFTRKVMPRDRIYDTLDEEEDYHPLISLPGHAQLGIGRHWHFFSVIGWILVGLSYYILLFATGQWHRYWPYSWSIFPDAWNDIVTYMSFNLPSVLPGQPLDAIQKLTYAGVIFVLAPFQILTGAAQSPAIEARFPWYVQMWGGRQWARSLHFLGLVAFLIFIVIHLSMIFFWGWGRLTALMIFGSVRNIYWATGLSLLIVAAVIGVHVAATLWSSRNPRSVQRTLGAVVSAVRRVLLRPLNSRQNYPASKISAQHRVNGKPPTSMDFKVMAVHNFVDWRLRVGGLVENPVILDLAALRSLAEPEAQCVMHNCVQGWTSIAEWKGLHLGRLVELVRPLPQARYVCFLSMQDNSTDEPASHGGGQFYEVIDLEFAHKPQTLLAYEMNGVPLPIKHGAPLRLRVETQVGFKMTKWINQIEFVEDFAGIGFGTGGWREDRVFYDKDVEI; encoded by the coding sequence ATGACAACGCTCGATTACCCGGCATGGCTGCGCGTCGAGCACTGGCTAAACCTGCTGTTCGTGACGTTGATCATTCGCAGCGGCATCGAGATACTTTCCACCCACCCGAAGCTGTACTGGCACGACGACAGCAAACCGGGCACCGAATGGGCGCGCTTTACCCGCAAGGTCATGCCGCGCGACAGAATCTACGACACGCTTGACGAAGAAGAGGATTATCACCCGCTGATTTCGTTGCCGGGCCACGCACAGCTGGGCATCGGCCGCCATTGGCACTTTTTCTCGGTCATCGGTTGGATCCTGGTGGGGCTCTCGTACTACATATTGCTTTTCGCGACAGGGCAATGGCACCGGTACTGGCCGTACTCGTGGTCGATTTTCCCCGACGCGTGGAATGACATCGTCACCTACATGTCGTTCAATCTGCCGTCGGTGCTGCCCGGTCAACCGCTGGATGCCATCCAGAAGCTGACCTATGCGGGCGTCATCTTCGTCCTGGCGCCGTTTCAGATCCTGACTGGTGCCGCTCAGTCCCCGGCGATCGAGGCGCGGTTTCCCTGGTACGTACAGATGTGGGGCGGGCGCCAGTGGGCGCGCAGTCTGCACTTTTTGGGGCTGGTCGCGTTCTTGATCTTCATCGTGATCCACCTGTCGATGATTTTCTTTTGGGGATGGGGCAGGCTCACCGCGCTGATGATCTTCGGCTCCGTCCGCAACATCTACTGGGCGACGGGGCTTTCTTTGCTCATCGTCGCGGCGGTCATCGGCGTCCACGTTGCGGCCACGCTCTGGAGCAGTCGCAATCCGCGATCGGTCCAGCGCACACTCGGGGCCGTGGTGTCCGCCGTTCGGCGGGTGTTGTTGCGCCCGCTGAATTCCCGGCAGAACTACCCGGCAAGCAAGATCTCGGCGCAGCACCGGGTCAACGGCAAGCCCCCGACGAGCATGGACTTCAAGGTGATGGCCGTCCACAACTTCGTCGACTGGCGACTCCGGGTGGGCGGCCTCGTCGAGAACCCGGTGATCTTGGACCTCGCCGCGCTGCGGTCCTTGGCCGAGCCGGAGGCCCAGTGCGTCATGCACAACTGCGTGCAGGGCTGGACCAGCATTGCCGAATGGAAGGGATTGCACTTGGGCCGATTGGTGGAGTTGGTGCGACCCCTTCCTCAGGCAAGGTACGTCTGTTTTCTGAGCATGCAGGACAACAGCACCGACGAACCGGCGTCACATGGCGGAGGGCAGTTCTACGAGGTCATCGATTTGGAATTCGCGCACAAGCCGCAGACGTTGCTGGCATACGAGATGAACGGCGTGCCGCTGCCGATCAAGCACGGCGCCCCCTTGCGATTGCGGGTGGAGACCCAGGTGGGATTCAAGATGACGAAATGGATCAACCAGATCGAGTTCGTCGAGGACTTCGCCGGTATCGGCTTCGGTACCGGGGGCTGGCGTGAGGACCGCGTCTTCTACGACAAGGACGTGGAGATCTGA
- a CDS encoding oxidoreductase has translation MANVVPRPLTSLWRRIMSSPLLTLNGWVAFNVPRAVTASGISLLMGLVAVHVYVVLTEPDPPLYFAVYTAVLAVACTIAVGAMVFAPKPVVPQAGWYWGSLVCLAFLGVYLVSRWVSLPGLVALTGRWDFAPGTFAMAFAAAFVAVHTTVLSGINVAYPQRRQWPD, from the coding sequence ATGGCCAATGTCGTCCCCCGGCCGTTGACCTCGCTTTGGCGGCGCATCATGTCGTCGCCGTTGCTCACCCTGAATGGCTGGGTCGCCTTCAACGTGCCGCGAGCGGTGACCGCCTCGGGGATATCGCTCCTGATGGGTCTGGTAGCCGTGCATGTCTACGTTGTCCTGACCGAACCGGACCCGCCGCTGTATTTTGCTGTCTACACAGCTGTGCTGGCGGTCGCCTGCACGATCGCGGTTGGCGCCATGGTTTTCGCGCCGAAACCAGTTGTACCGCAAGCCGGTTGGTATTGGGGCAGCCTGGTGTGCTTGGCCTTTCTGGGTGTCTATCTGGTCAGTCGGTGGGTGAGCCTTCCGGGACTGGTCGCCCTAACGGGCCGATGGGACTTCGCGCCCGGCACCTTCGCGATGGCGTTCGCCGCGGCTTTCGTCGCGGTTCACACGACGGTGTTGTCGGGCATCAATGTGGCGTACCCGCAACGCCGGCAATGGCCCGACTGA